Part of the Permianibacter fluminis genome, ATTATTTCGACTGATGGTTATGTCCTGACCAATCATCATGTTGTTGCCGAAGCCGAAACGATTAAGGTGCATTTGAAAGACGGTCGGGTGTTTACCGCCAAGAAAGTCGGTGAAGACGAAGACGCCGACGTTGCCCTGCTCAAGATTGAGGCCAGTAATCTGAAAGCCGCCAAGATCGGCAGCCTTGACGCGCTGAAACCGGGCGCCTGGGTGCTGGCGTTTGGCGCGCCGTTTGGTCTGGAGCATTCGGTGTCAGCAGGTATCGTCAGCGGCAAGGGCCGCAGCCTGCGCTGGAATCAATATGTCCCGTTCATTCAATCCGATGTCGCCATCAACAGCGGCAACTCCGGTGGTCCGCTGGTCAATATCAACGGCGAAGTGGTTGGCATCAACTCGCAAATTCTGTCGTCGAATGGTGGCTCGATTGGCCTGTCGTTTTCCATCCCGATTGATTTGGCCATGGACGTCGCTCAGCAGCTGAAAGCCGGCGGCAAGGTCGCTCGCGGTTACATTGGCGTTGGCATTCAGGATGTGTCCGATGAAATTGCCGCCAGCTTCGGTCTCGATCGGCCGCGTGGCGCCTTGATTGGCAGCGTCGAAAAAGGCGGCCCGGCTGACAAGGCGGGTCTGAAGGCGGGCGATGTGATCACGGGTGTCGATGGCCAGAAAATCGAGGACTCGGGCGAATTGCCGTTCCTGATTGGTGCCGTCAAACCGGGCAAGTCGGCCAAAATCGAGCTGTTGCGCGATGGCAAGGTCAAGACTTTGAGCGTCACCGTTGGTGCCAAGAAGGCAGACGATGAGGTCGCCAGCAGCGATTCGACCGGTAACAAACAACGCCGGCTCGGCGTGGTCGTCGGGGAATTGACCGATGAGCAGCGGGTTGATGCGGCTGCCGACGGTGGCATCCTGGTCCGCGATGTCGAGGATGGCCCGGCCGCCGATGCCGGCATACGTCCCGGCGACATCATCCTGTCGATCAACCGGCAGCCGGTCAGCTCGGTCAGCCAGTTCCGGGAGCTGGTCAGCAAGCTGCCGGCAGGCAAGTCGGTGCCGGTGCATGTGGTGACCCGTGGAAATGCCCGCTTTTTGGTGCTGCGGGTGCCGGAATAAGTCGTCGGGCCTGAATCGGGTGCCATTCCCGGTCGGGTTTTAAGGTAAAATCAGCGACTTGCGGCGGGCCAAGACGGCCCGCCGCTCTGACTTTTCGGCTTGAACCCGTTCCTGACGCCAACATTTAGCAGGAACGCCAGTTGCAGATAGAACCCGTCGCTGGCAGACCCCGTACCCGGACCCCCATGTCGTACATTCAACAGATTCGCAATTTTTCCGTTATCGCCCATATCGACCACGGCAAGTCCACGCTGTCGGATCGGCTGATTCAGCGCTGCGGCGGTCTTGAAGACCGCGAGATGCAGGAGCAGGTGCTCGACAACAATCCGATCGAGCGCGAACGCGGCATCACCATCAAAGCGCAGAGCGTGACGCTGAAATACAAAGCCAAAGACGGCCAGCTGTATCAGCTGAATTTCATCGATACCCCCGGCCAC contains:
- a CDS encoding Do family serine endopeptidase — encoded protein: MVTSISTDIKASGRTRGGPSGSGFIISTDGYVLTNHHVVAEAETIKVHLKDGRVFTAKKVGEDEDADVALLKIEASNLKAAKIGSLDALKPGAWVLAFGAPFGLEHSVSAGIVSGKGRSLRWNQYVPFIQSDVAINSGNSGGPLVNINGEVVGINSQILSSNGGSIGLSFSIPIDLAMDVAQQLKAGGKVARGYIGVGIQDVSDEIAASFGLDRPRGALIGSVEKGGPADKAGLKAGDVITGVDGQKIEDSGELPFLIGAVKPGKSAKIELLRDGKVKTLSVTVGAKKADDEVASSDSTGNKQRRLGVVVGELTDEQRVDAAADGGILVRDVEDGPAADAGIRPGDIILSINRQPVSSVSQFRELVSKLPAGKSVPVHVVTRGNARFLVLRVPE